A single genomic interval of Legionella israelensis harbors:
- a CDS encoding MFS transporter — protein MEKEKITFNLKHSLLVWGIADIYFILAVMISVLFAILSPDIQQQLKLNNTQLGLLGTAFFLCYGIAQLFTGHFFDVFGAKMTLGCSALIAGMGLLLMSNSYNFAIALMAKIIIGIGLSTSYVGALYLADNWFPSHRFSLMSGITQMSSNLLTALLVVIMALSGVFMSFRPMMIYLAFIIFANALLIFIFVHNPQVYAGGTPSERDSFLFNMSKLFKIKQYCLGILYFSTSFGVLLSLADLWNIPTQITYRHSLETSAVMNAMFPLGGGIGALISGWVANRIKKPVKVAKSFISGMVLVLAILLYGPDFSTCVAFFLLFLLGFLFGGAVLAFPIVSQYISKHLKGMAFGLMAMMAYIMSALLQYGVGAILSHTQITKTVHSINDYQLALTPLFIVLLIGWFGSLWLKDKHQEI, from the coding sequence ATCTGAAGCATTCCTTATTGGTATGGGGAATTGCTGATATCTATTTCATTCTGGCAGTTATGATATCCGTTTTATTTGCCATTCTTTCACCTGATATTCAACAGCAACTTAAGCTTAACAATACTCAACTTGGATTATTGGGTACGGCATTTTTTCTTTGTTATGGCATAGCGCAATTGTTTACCGGACATTTTTTTGATGTGTTCGGCGCAAAAATGACCTTGGGATGTTCAGCTCTTATTGCCGGCATGGGTTTATTATTGATGAGTAATAGCTACAACTTTGCCATAGCCCTAATGGCTAAAATCATTATTGGCATAGGTTTATCCACTTCTTATGTGGGAGCACTTTATCTGGCTGACAACTGGTTTCCCTCTCATCGGTTTTCTTTAATGTCAGGGATTACTCAAATGTCTTCAAACTTATTAACCGCACTACTGGTGGTAATTATGGCATTGAGTGGAGTGTTTATGAGTTTTCGGCCAATGATGATCTATCTTGCTTTCATTATATTTGCCAATGCCTTGCTTATATTTATCTTTGTGCACAATCCTCAGGTTTATGCTGGTGGCACACCTTCTGAAAGAGACAGTTTTTTGTTTAATATGAGTAAACTGTTCAAAATCAAACAATATTGTTTAGGAATCCTGTATTTCAGTACAAGCTTTGGTGTTTTATTGTCACTGGCCGATCTATGGAATATCCCCACTCAAATCACCTATCGACATAGCCTGGAAACTTCTGCTGTTATGAACGCTATGTTTCCTCTGGGAGGAGGAATAGGCGCACTGATTTCAGGCTGGGTGGCTAACAGGATAAAAAAGCCTGTCAAAGTAGCCAAAAGTTTCATCAGCGGCATGGTTCTGGTACTGGCTATTTTGCTCTACGGACCTGATTTTTCAACTTGCGTTGCTTTCTTTCTTTTATTCCTGTTAGGCTTTCTGTTTGGTGGAGCTGTATTGGCTTTTCCTATTGTAAGTCAATACATTTCCAAGCACTTAAAAGGAATGGCGTTTGGTTTAATGGCCATGATGGCCTATATAATGAGCGCCTTATTACAATATGGTGTAGGCGCTATTTTAAGCCATACCCAGATTACAAAAACGGTGCATAGTATTAATGATTATCAATTAGCACTGACGCCTCTTTTTATCGTGTTGCTGATAGGGTGGTTTGGCAGTTTATGGTTAAAGGATAAACATCAGGAGATTTAA
- a CDS encoding nucleoside deaminase, with translation MNHQPETIIERLLEVTRENIVPLTQAGVRQGNKLFGAAILKKEDLSLVIAGTNNEMENPLWHGEVHTIKKLYEMPASKRPAPKDCLFFATHEPCPLCLSAITWGGYDNFYYLFSYVESRDAFNIPHDLNILKEVFKCNNGDYSHDNYYWQSHSLRDLINKCAKPLRDHFQQQVDKLQKIYDEMSEIYQRSKSSNEIPLG, from the coding sequence ATGAATCATCAGCCAGAAACCATTATTGAACGATTACTGGAAGTTACCCGCGAAAACATCGTTCCTTTAACCCAAGCAGGAGTAAGACAGGGAAACAAGTTATTTGGTGCGGCCATTCTTAAAAAAGAGGATTTATCCTTAGTTATTGCCGGCACGAACAATGAAATGGAAAATCCTCTATGGCATGGGGAAGTACATACCATTAAAAAATTATATGAAATGCCTGCTAGCAAACGTCCTGCGCCGAAGGATTGTCTTTTTTTTGCCACCCATGAGCCTTGTCCACTTTGTTTATCAGCGATCACTTGGGGAGGTTATGATAATTTTTACTATTTATTCAGCTATGTTGAATCCCGGGATGCCTTCAATATTCCACATGATTTAAATATTCTGAAAGAAGTATTTAAGTGCAATAACGGCGATTATTCGCATGACAATTATTATTGGCAAAGTCACAGTTTAAGAGATTTAATCAATAAATGTGCTAAGCCCCTAAGAGATCATTTCCAACAACAAGTGGATAAACTGCAAAAAATCTATGATGAAATGTCAGAAATCTATCAACGGTCCAAATCAAGCAATGAGATCCCTTTAGGATAA
- a CDS encoding SET domain-containing protein-lysine N-methyltransferase, whose translation MEEKIELTENKRPKRKRTLPPAYDDFIVNTKLSKTNNSSHFFTPSSKLVNRSSSSKPSETKKKKQSHQKLIKKLRIDNMRSHDYIPSELDKPDLISVRVINLLKSFNGRGLIADKDIPEGTCIGEYTGVQFDSKKEFEDFLQKHATADNSYAMNLGKKIIDAQSQGNFTRYINFSDSQANMMFVNGRLHNKPVVKVVASKDIQAGEQLLVDYNVYDERASKDFVFLNPEDTHLSAKEFVGQYTAIYKLGTLRMDLSPIGLPVETMLLESGIITTILNHQLLSEHENEFSPPEVNLPAFMIDSKGHPLEFSDSDTFTPLMLAAYLGQVDNVNWLMDKGARIDRQQNHSGHCALFFALQGYQMASSIKYRNDYVAIMKNLIARHADCSVHDREDNTFLHKAIAVLRKEDFKKVIDQLKVSQPENFRNLFSYINSFEQDVVVTCISEKKFSHLDILMQAYPDYFKDSFKRTNPERTFNKTVFFGAFETLENQKDREKLQTVLPEGAEKFISIK comes from the coding sequence ATGGAAGAAAAAATTGAATTAACCGAGAATAAAAGACCAAAACGAAAACGTACTTTACCTCCTGCTTATGACGATTTTATTGTCAATACTAAACTTAGTAAAACCAATAATTCCAGCCACTTTTTTACGCCATCGTCCAAATTAGTCAACCGTTCATCATCTTCTAAACCTAGTGAGACTAAAAAGAAAAAACAATCTCATCAAAAGCTTATAAAAAAATTAAGGATAGATAATATGCGTTCGCATGACTACATTCCTTCTGAATTAGATAAGCCTGATTTGATTTCTGTGCGAGTTATCAACTTACTTAAATCGTTCAATGGCAGAGGATTGATTGCTGATAAAGATATCCCAGAGGGCACTTGTATTGGTGAATACACGGGTGTGCAATTTGACTCAAAAAAAGAGTTTGAGGATTTTTTACAAAAGCATGCAACAGCCGATAATAGTTATGCAATGAACTTAGGTAAAAAAATTATTGATGCTCAATCTCAAGGTAATTTTACCCGGTACATTAATTTTTCTGACAGCCAGGCCAATATGATGTTTGTGAATGGACGACTCCATAACAAACCCGTGGTAAAGGTAGTGGCAAGTAAAGATATTCAAGCCGGAGAGCAACTGCTGGTCGATTACAATGTTTATGATGAGAGGGCTTCAAAGGATTTTGTATTTTTAAATCCGGAAGATACTCATCTGAGCGCGAAAGAATTTGTAGGGCAGTATACGGCGATCTATAAGCTCGGGACATTAAGGATGGATCTTTCACCTATAGGATTACCTGTTGAAACCATGTTGCTTGAAAGCGGAATAATAACAACCATTTTAAATCACCAACTGTTATCTGAACATGAGAACGAATTCAGTCCTCCAGAAGTGAATCTGCCTGCCTTTATGATAGACTCAAAAGGGCACCCCTTAGAATTTTCAGATAGCGACACTTTTACTCCTCTTATGTTAGCTGCCTACTTAGGACAGGTCGATAACGTAAACTGGCTTATGGATAAAGGCGCTCGCATAGACAGGCAGCAAAATCATAGCGGACATTGTGCCTTGTTCTTCGCATTGCAAGGATATCAAATGGCATCGTCAATAAAATACCGAAATGATTATGTCGCCATTATGAAAAATCTTATTGCCAGACATGCCGATTGCAGTGTTCATGATCGTGAAGACAATACCTTTTTACATAAAGCTATTGCTGTACTGAGAAAAGAAGATTTCAAAAAGGTGATAGATCAATTAAAGGTCTCACAACCTGAGAATTTTAGGAATTTGTTTTCCTATATTAATTCTTTTGAGCAGGATGTGGTGGTCACTTGTATCAGTGAAAAAAAATTTTCACACTTAGATATTTTAATGCAAGCTTATCCTGATTATTTTAAAGATAGTTTTAAACGAACGAATCCTGAACGCACTTTTAATAAAACTGTTTTTTTTGGCGCTTTTGAAACCTTAGAGAACCAGAAGGACAGGGAAAAATTACAGACTGTGCTGCCTGAAGGAGCTGAAAAATTCATCTCGATTAAATAA
- a CDS encoding choline/ethanolamine kinase family protein: MFTVDKIPEKASKAKIEEKTAKLSQLSIFKHSTFSSLDYLGGCTNHALLAHRKTEKPVVIRLPGSQSELIVDRKAEKYNSAIVASLGLCAHTLESYESGALHGFKVEDFINGQSLNVETFRKYTKPALAALKKIHDCKQIFLTEYSLFERIILMCETLIANGVNYLPYNRRRETVSLSAIIEHVKDLEETATQLFPEVEKVPCHNDISPFNFIVVKNTTESAEEIKILDWEYSGMNDRMIDLAYIASENGYVSRAEIEEFLQLYFESEVVKPEDVDKVLFYVPLIDLKVAVWSLLQVHMRNESKVIDSLKNITGTDRFHQFKERIQSKDYQSVIEKSETACHRMGNG; encoded by the coding sequence ATGTTTACCGTAGATAAAATCCCTGAAAAAGCCAGCAAAGCAAAGATAGAAGAAAAAACAGCGAAATTAAGCCAACTGAGTATTTTTAAACATTCCACTTTTTCTTCATTAGATTATCTTGGCGGATGCACCAATCATGCTCTACTTGCACACAGAAAGACAGAAAAGCCAGTGGTGATAAGACTTCCTGGTTCACAATCGGAGTTAATCGTGGATAGAAAAGCAGAAAAATATAATTCCGCGATTGTCGCCAGTCTTGGTCTTTGTGCCCATACTTTAGAGTCTTATGAGTCCGGAGCATTACATGGTTTTAAGGTCGAGGATTTTATCAATGGACAATCTTTAAATGTTGAAACCTTTCGCAAGTACACTAAACCCGCCCTTGCTGCATTAAAAAAAATTCACGATTGTAAGCAAATTTTTTTAACCGAATACAGCCTTTTTGAACGAATCATTTTAATGTGCGAAACACTGATAGCAAATGGCGTCAATTATCTGCCCTACAATAGACGTAGGGAAACGGTTTCTCTAAGCGCGATTATAGAACATGTCAAAGACCTGGAAGAAACAGCTACTCAACTTTTTCCCGAAGTAGAAAAAGTGCCTTGTCATAACGACATCTCCCCTTTTAATTTTATCGTGGTAAAAAACACAACAGAAAGCGCAGAAGAGATCAAAATTCTGGACTGGGAGTATTCCGGTATGAATGATAGAATGATTGATTTGGCTTATATTGCAAGCGAAAACGGTTATGTATCACGAGCCGAAATAGAAGAGTTTTTGCAACTGTATTTTGAATCAGAAGTTGTCAAACCAGAAGATGTCGATAAAGTTTTGTTCTATGTCCCCCTTATCGATCTGAAAGTTGCCGTATGGTCTTTACTACAGGTACATATGCGTAATGAGTCGAAGGTCATAGATTCACTCAAAAATATAACGGGCACTGATCGTTTTCATCAATTTAAAGAACGAATTCAATCCAAAGACTACCAGTCCGTGATTGAAAAAAGTGAAACAGCTTGTCATCGAATGGGTAATGGTTAG
- a CDS encoding acyl-CoA thioesterase, which yields MNLKIFTWSSQVRAYEVDAQGIVNNAQYLSYFDNARTLQLMACGINWVELSHKGFNLILARAEIQFIKPLKAFQSFHIVSEVEQRGKLRLIFHQTLFVDNDTPACKGINTVVCVDNQRNKPVAIDTIFSVASQ from the coding sequence ATGAATTTGAAAATTTTTACCTGGAGCAGTCAGGTCCGTGCTTATGAAGTGGATGCTCAGGGCATTGTTAATAATGCCCAGTATCTATCGTATTTTGATAATGCCCGAACTTTACAATTGATGGCATGTGGTATTAATTGGGTTGAATTAAGTCATAAAGGGTTTAATTTGATTTTAGCACGGGCTGAAATTCAGTTCATAAAACCATTAAAAGCCTTTCAATCTTTCCATATCGTTTCTGAGGTCGAGCAGCGAGGTAAATTAAGATTAATTTTTCATCAGACTCTTTTTGTGGATAATGATACGCCTGCATGCAAAGGAATAAATACAGTGGTTTGCGTGGACAATCAACGCAATAAACCGGTCGCTATCGATACCATCTTTTCTGTGGCGAGTCAGTGA
- a CDS encoding acetyl-CoA C-acetyltransferase, which yields MKTRQAYIAGSARIPFVKSRTSYIDISLQKLMTAALQGLVDNMHLDGQILGDVALGAIINRSSNWNLARECVLDTTLDPHTPAYNVQRACGTSLETAWQIALKIANYQIENGIAGGCDSNSDLPIMISPSLTNKLLDLRKEKSFFSKLKILASLRPSDFKLIYPDVVEPRTGLSMGQHCEKMVQEWEISREAQDKLALKSHEYGVAAYDEGFYDELVLEFKGVKRDGTLRKNTSLEKLSRLKPAFDITDRGTLTAGNSSPLTDGAAAVFLTSEEYAHRHHCPLLARFVDAEVAAVDFVHGEGLLMAPTIAVSNLLKRNHLSLQDFDFYEIHEAFAGQVLCTLKAWESDDYCKKVLKRESPLGSIDSAKINIKGGSVALGHPYAATGARILGTMAKILHENKSDRGLISICTAGGMGVAAILEAVS from the coding sequence ATGAAAACCAGACAGGCTTATATCGCAGGAAGTGCGAGGATTCCTTTTGTTAAATCAAGAACCAGCTATATCGATATTTCCCTTCAAAAACTGATGACTGCCGCTCTTCAAGGACTGGTGGATAACATGCATCTGGATGGACAGATTCTTGGTGATGTGGCGTTAGGTGCAATCATCAATCGTTCCAGCAACTGGAATTTAGCAAGAGAATGTGTTCTTGACACCACGCTTGATCCACATACCCCAGCTTATAATGTTCAGCGTGCTTGCGGGACAAGCCTTGAAACAGCATGGCAAATTGCACTGAAAATTGCTAATTATCAAATCGAAAATGGCATCGCCGGAGGTTGCGACAGCAACAGTGACTTACCAATCATGATCAGCCCTTCCCTGACCAATAAGCTTTTGGATTTACGCAAGGAAAAAAGCTTTTTCTCAAAACTGAAAATCTTAGCCTCCTTAAGACCGTCTGATTTCAAACTGATTTATCCGGATGTTGTTGAACCACGTACGGGCTTATCCATGGGACAGCATTGTGAAAAAATGGTTCAGGAATGGGAGATTAGCAGAGAAGCACAGGATAAACTCGCCCTCAAAAGTCATGAATACGGTGTCGCGGCCTATGACGAAGGATTTTATGATGAACTAGTACTTGAATTTAAAGGTGTGAAACGTGATGGCACTCTTCGCAAAAATACCTCTCTGGAAAAATTATCCCGATTAAAACCGGCGTTTGATATCACTGATAGAGGTACGCTGACAGCAGGCAACAGCAGCCCGCTGACCGATGGCGCTGCTGCTGTCTTTCTTACCAGTGAAGAGTATGCTCATCGTCATCATTGTCCTTTGCTCGCCAGGTTTGTTGATGCCGAAGTAGCTGCTGTTGATTTTGTACATGGAGAAGGCCTTCTTATGGCCCCAACCATTGCTGTGAGCAATCTTCTTAAAAGAAATCATTTATCACTTCAGGATTTTGATTTTTATGAAATACATGAAGCATTTGCAGGTCAGGTTCTTTGCACTTTAAAAGCCTGGGAATCAGACGATTACTGTAAAAAAGTGCTGAAGCGTGAGTCTCCTTTAGGTTCTATTGATTCAGCCAAAATAAATATAAAAGGCGGAAGCGTTGCTCTGGGTCATCCGTACGCAGCAACCGGGGCAAGAATCCTGGGTACCATGGCAAAAATACTGCATGAAAATAAATCCGACCGTGGTCTTATTTCAATTTGTACCGCTGGTGGAATGGGGGTTGCAGCCATATTGGAAGCGGTTTCGTAA
- a CDS encoding acetolactate synthase large subunit, translating into MNTQKEQTVAELMVKCLESEGVEYIFGLPGEENTDLIEALSNSKKIRFILTRHEQAASFMADIYGRLTGKAGVCLATLGPGAINLLLGTADANLDSSPLVAIVAQASLDRLNKESHQIIDLSKLFSPLTKWNALIALPSVAHELIRKGFKLAQVERSGAVALILPEDVAKQKTSSQPLKPQQPKLTMPNPEQIKKAAELINQAKSVIILAGAGIYRHHAEKALTHFINHSKIPIATTFMAKGVVPSDNPMVIGTIGFMRHDYTNFGFDKAEVVIAVGYDLVEYSPKSWNPKGDKKIIHIHGIAAEVDADYVLSVGIEGSIGASLDALAKEIKPHEHLSEEMDELRSMLLQEVKDHEEDDAFPLKPQRIIADLRKAMDPSDIVLCDTGALKMWMARLYPCYESNTCIISNSLATMGFSLPGAMAAKLVHPDKKVVAVMGDGSFLMNSQEIETAKRENIPFVMLIWRDEAYGLIQWKQELEFGHSSYVQFSNPDFVKYANSFGIKAHSIRSADELLPALKSALSSNEIVLIDCPVDYSENVKLTDKLGRLTESI; encoded by the coding sequence GGGGTGGAGTATATATTCGGCTTGCCCGGAGAGGAAAATACCGATTTAATTGAGGCATTGTCCAATTCCAAAAAAATTCGTTTTATTTTAACCCGTCATGAACAAGCGGCTTCCTTCATGGCCGATATCTATGGCAGACTAACCGGTAAGGCGGGAGTTTGTTTAGCCACCTTAGGTCCCGGGGCAATTAATCTTCTGTTAGGTACGGCAGATGCTAATCTGGACAGTTCCCCGCTGGTGGCTATTGTAGCCCAGGCCTCTTTAGATCGTTTAAATAAAGAGTCTCATCAAATCATTGATTTATCAAAACTGTTTTCACCCTTGACCAAATGGAACGCGCTGATCGCACTTCCTTCTGTCGCGCATGAGTTAATCCGCAAGGGGTTTAAATTGGCGCAAGTAGAAAGAAGTGGGGCTGTGGCCTTAATCCTTCCTGAAGATGTAGCAAAGCAAAAAACTTCATCTCAACCCTTAAAGCCGCAGCAGCCTAAATTAACCATGCCGAATCCAGAACAAATTAAGAAAGCCGCTGAGCTTATTAATCAGGCAAAAAGCGTTATCATCCTTGCCGGCGCCGGTATATACCGCCATCATGCTGAAAAAGCGCTTACTCATTTTATAAATCACAGCAAAATTCCCATTGCCACCACTTTTATGGCAAAAGGTGTTGTTCCCTCTGACAATCCAATGGTGATAGGAACCATCGGATTTATGCGTCACGATTATACCAATTTTGGTTTTGACAAGGCAGAAGTAGTGATTGCCGTAGGTTATGATTTGGTGGAATATTCACCTAAATCATGGAATCCCAAGGGCGATAAAAAAATCATTCATATTCACGGTATAGCGGCAGAAGTGGATGCTGATTATGTATTGTCCGTTGGCATTGAAGGAAGCATTGGAGCATCGCTTGATGCTTTGGCAAAAGAAATCAAACCTCATGAGCATTTATCAGAGGAGATGGATGAACTCCGATCGATGTTATTACAGGAAGTCAAAGATCATGAGGAAGATGACGCTTTTCCTTTAAAACCGCAGCGGATCATTGCCGATTTGAGAAAAGCCATGGACCCCTCCGATATTGTGCTTTGTGATACCGGAGCACTGAAAATGTGGATGGCTCGTTTATATCCTTGTTATGAATCCAACACCTGTATTATATCCAACAGCCTTGCCACCATGGGGTTTTCATTACCCGGAGCTATGGCGGCAAAACTGGTTCACCCTGATAAAAAGGTGGTCGCTGTAATGGGTGATGGTTCCTTTCTTATGAATTCACAGGAAATTGAAACGGCAAAAAGAGAAAATATTCCCTTTGTGATGTTAATCTGGCGAGATGAAGCCTATGGCTTAATCCAATGGAAGCAGGAATTGGAATTTGGTCATTCAAGCTATGTTCAATTTTCCAATCCTGATTTTGTAAAATATGCGAACAGTTTCGGTATTAAGGCTCATAGCATTCGCTCCGCGGATGAACTGCTGCCTGCTTTGAAATCTGCCTTATCGAGCAATGAAATTGTTTTGATCGATTGCCCTGTGGATTACTCTGAAAACGTCAAATTAACCGATAAGCTCGGACGATTGACTGAATCCATATAA